A genomic segment from Streptomyces sp. AM 4-1-1 encodes:
- a CDS encoding GntR family transcriptional regulator, with protein MLLAITSRKKVQRMSRELWRVRQDVPMPTTSHHPHEQVAAALRADILSGRLAPGEKLPGQRELGEKLGVAPNTVAQALRLLEGEGLVETAPRRRSRVLQPAAAMEVWLHEDGLFRPADSVDNGHTDLRRGDPGTDAPAVEALDLAPNAVLSARQAVLLQAGAPWALQTLFTPEPLVVNSAEAVTVAPFVVGPLRREDSHTSSWGARPATAEECSLLKSKVGTAVFEIRRTGFTDERPTSYLLTVVRADRVTIRMRSAS; from the coding sequence ATGCTGTTGGCGATCACGTCAAGGAAGAAGGTCCAGCGGATGAGCCGTGAGCTCTGGCGGGTGCGGCAAGATGTGCCCATGCCCACGACGTCCCATCACCCGCACGAGCAGGTCGCGGCCGCGCTGCGCGCCGACATCCTGAGCGGCAGGCTGGCCCCGGGCGAGAAGCTCCCCGGTCAGCGCGAGTTGGGTGAGAAGCTCGGCGTCGCACCGAACACCGTGGCCCAAGCGCTGCGGCTCCTCGAGGGGGAGGGCCTGGTCGAGACGGCCCCGCGCCGCCGCAGTCGGGTTCTGCAGCCGGCCGCCGCCATGGAGGTCTGGCTGCACGAGGACGGGCTGTTCCGGCCGGCGGATTCCGTCGACAACGGCCACACCGACCTGAGGCGCGGAGACCCTGGCACCGATGCCCCTGCGGTCGAGGCCCTGGACCTGGCGCCGAATGCCGTCCTGTCAGCCCGGCAGGCGGTGCTGCTGCAGGCCGGCGCTCCGTGGGCGCTGCAGACCCTCTTCACCCCGGAGCCGCTCGTGGTGAACTCGGCCGAGGCCGTCACCGTCGCGCCGTTCGTGGTGGGCCCGCTGCGGCGCGAGGACAGCCACACCAGCAGCTGGGGCGCGAGGCCGGCCACCGCTGAGGAGTGCTCGCTCCTCAAGTCCAAAGTCGGCACCGCGGTGTTCGAGATTCGAAGGACGGGGTTTACGGACGAGCGCCCAACTTCATACCTTTTGACGGTAGTACGGGCGGATCGCGTGACTATCCGTATGAGAAGCGCCAGTTAG
- a CDS encoding DUF2637 domain-containing protein produces MTPDLAPHGAALADLFGSWQFVLGALVLTLGPAIALRRRRIALAALADSERAAAVDRRGRRVEDLLTVVIAAAAAALSATGLRRVGQHQMGLEAPFDLLPFVALDVAAMVCGRRARRRARDGDGSGLSGALFWILAGISSVFSASEADSLLGGVVRAVWPVLAAVLWEIGSLEERRAARNKGGRPDRRIALVRLLHPVEAFRVALLLAARQDLAQEEATAEVRISRAAYRWYRLRRAQDAVKQAGRMTRWAYRLAEMHADGRAQDASERAGCSDPAILKRVVARLQLRVRQSDIAGMNLRNPVAFEGILNTLIGTIPTIPSQAAGPHPVPSSHSDDEEEVQVKDGMGQRDESGKDTVDEDVTSSGADVDAEQDEDTAAGRKTDEEVMAAFVQTVPFKDDGKPAWGINRIAAALGIGNPRAKRFVDTRAEWLPKALAAHPAARVADGEQPDHFDQALALANEPSPSAAGPQDLQPAPAPAGPQPPLDELFHLDPTVGDHFEQHDSGLLVPAAGSRP; encoded by the coding sequence GTGACACCCGACCTCGCCCCCCACGGCGCGGCTCTCGCCGACCTCTTCGGCAGCTGGCAGTTCGTCCTCGGGGCGCTCGTCCTCACCCTCGGGCCGGCGATCGCCCTGCGCCGGCGCCGCATCGCCTTGGCCGCGCTCGCCGACAGCGAGCGCGCCGCGGCCGTCGACCGCCGCGGGCGCCGGGTCGAGGACCTCCTCACCGTCGTCATCGCCGCGGCCGCGGCCGCCCTGTCGGCCACCGGTCTGCGCCGGGTCGGCCAGCACCAGATGGGCCTGGAAGCCCCGTTCGACCTCCTGCCCTTCGTCGCACTCGATGTCGCGGCGATGGTCTGCGGCCGCCGAGCCCGCCGCCGCGCCCGCGACGGCGACGGATCAGGCCTGTCCGGAGCCCTCTTCTGGATCCTCGCCGGCATCAGCTCGGTCTTCTCCGCGTCCGAAGCCGACTCCCTCCTCGGCGGCGTCGTCCGCGCGGTCTGGCCGGTCTTGGCCGCCGTGCTCTGGGAGATCGGCTCGCTCGAGGAGCGCCGCGCCGCCCGCAACAAGGGCGGACGCCCGGACCGGCGCATCGCCCTGGTGCGCCTGCTCCACCCCGTCGAGGCCTTCCGCGTCGCGCTGCTGCTCGCCGCCCGCCAGGACCTGGCCCAGGAGGAAGCCACCGCCGAGGTCCGGATCTCCCGGGCCGCCTACCGCTGGTACCGGCTTCGCCGTGCCCAGGACGCGGTCAAGCAGGCCGGCAGGATGACCCGCTGGGCATACCGCCTCGCCGAGATGCATGCCGACGGCCGCGCCCAGGATGCCAGCGAGCGAGCGGGATGCTCCGACCCCGCCATCCTGAAGCGCGTCGTCGCCCGGCTGCAGCTGCGCGTACGCCAGTCCGACATCGCCGGGATGAACCTGCGCAATCCCGTCGCCTTCGAGGGGATCCTCAACACCCTGATCGGCACCATCCCGACCATCCCATCCCAGGCGGCCGGCCCTCATCCCGTTCCGTCATCCCACTCGGATGACGAGGAAGAGGTGCAGGTCAAGGACGGGATGGGGCAGAGAGACGAGTCCGGGAAGGACACCGTCGACGAGGACGTCACGTCGTCTGGCGCGGACGTCGATGCCGAGCAGGATGAGGACACGGCCGCCGGGCGCAAGACCGACGAGGAAGTCATGGCCGCCTTCGTCCAGACCGTCCCGTTCAAGGATGACGGCAAGCCCGCCTGGGGCATCAACCGGATCGCTGCCGCTCTCGGTATCGGGAACCCGCGGGCCAAGAGGTTCGTGGACACACGGGCCGAGTGGCTGCCCAAGGCTCTGGCCGCCCATCCCGCCGCGCGCGTCGCCGACGGCGAGCAGCCCGACCACTTCGACCAGGCCCTCGCCCTCGCGAACGAGCCATCGCCGTCGGCCGCGGGCCCTCAAGACCTCCAGCCCGCCCCGGCACCGGCCGGCCCGCAGCCGCCTCTCGACGAGCTCTTCCACCTCGACCCGACCGTGGGCGACCACTTCGAACAGCACGACAGCGGCCTCCTCGTCCCCGCCGCCGGCAGCCGACCCTGA
- a CDS encoding WhiB family transcriptional regulator, producing the protein MMAARPPAPARHRGIAEDGIAAYIAETVPVDSLVAGGYLAGHDGRLIAHQLRAPQLRQAMNRSVCHAVQPDVDSFFQEDGEPDADWKQRRTRTVRDHCTVCPVRAACAELALRDGDTAGVRGGLDPQKLDRRLAAESSRLERARVADEQAGEQQRARFAAGAELLRLTGQYLGTGQPQKRRENVEKMREAARRRDELVAAHRLTAGWTAAA; encoded by the coding sequence ATGATGGCAGCCCGCCCGCCGGCACCCGCCCGCCACCGCGGAATCGCCGAGGACGGCATCGCCGCCTACATCGCCGAGACCGTCCCGGTCGACTCCCTCGTCGCCGGCGGATACCTGGCCGGCCACGACGGCCGCCTCATCGCACACCAGCTGCGCGCCCCACAGCTGCGCCAGGCCATGAACCGCTCGGTGTGCCACGCGGTTCAGCCGGACGTCGACAGCTTCTTCCAGGAGGACGGTGAGCCGGACGCCGACTGGAAGCAGCGCCGCACCCGCACGGTCCGCGACCACTGCACCGTCTGCCCGGTGCGGGCCGCGTGCGCCGAGCTCGCCCTCCGCGACGGTGACACCGCCGGAGTCCGCGGCGGCCTGGACCCGCAGAAGCTCGACCGCCGGCTGGCGGCCGAGAGCAGCAGGCTTGAGCGTGCCCGCGTGGCCGACGAACAGGCCGGCGAACAGCAGCGCGCCCGCTTCGCCGCCGGCGCCGAGCTCCTGCGGCTCACCGGCCAGTACCTCGGCACCGGGCAGCCCCAGAAGCGCAGGGAGAACGTCGAGAAGATGCGCGAGGCCGCCCGTCGGCGCGACGAGCTCGTCGCCGCCCACCGTCTCACCGCCGGCTGGACAGCCGCCGCATGA